The genomic DNA TCGATAGTGCGTTCATCTGAATGACTTCACTGCCTTTCGGTTCATCCGTGCTATCCGCCCGTGGCCCATCAACCACTTCCATCAGTAATGGCACATTGGCGGCTTCTTCGTGTGACATCGTATCACAGCACGTACGGCTAGCGCACTGGGCTATCGTTCGACACTGGATCAAACAACCCTCGAGACAGTTGCCAAGGGTTCGCTGTTCGTCCGCCACTTTGAACTCGGGCTGAATGGTGACCTGATTGATGCCCTGCTCGTGGAAGAACTCAATCACATCGTTTTGGATCTTGAGATAAACCTGAAACGAGTGATAGGGGGACAgattagaaaaaaaggttctTCTGTGTGAAGCTGAAGATTCCTGAGCGCTTACCTTCGGGTTGTCAAAGATAATGTGTACCGTGGAGACGTACTGATCTCCGCTCAGCTGCCATATGTGAAGATCATGCACACTGACAATATCCTTGAAGCCGTCCAGCAGTGTTTTCTTGAAGATTTCTATGTCGATCGTGTCGGGAATAGTCTGGAGCAAGATCATTCCCGATTCTTTCACTATTGGAATAGAAATTGAAGAATGATCAGGATAATGATATACTTTTCAGAATAGATATCCAGAATAGACTCTTACTGTATGGATAGCTCAGAGTTAGCAGGATAATACAGGAAACAATCGAAAGAGCTGGATCCACAAACTTGGCCGTTTCTTCTGTCGTGTAGTACACAATCAGCGAGCAAATAATGACGATCACAGTACCTGGAATAGAGAAACCATAAGAATCAGCCATACTAAGGCAAAAAGTATTTTGACTACTTACTGCAAATATCACGCATCAGCTCGCGAACGCTCTGACGCTTCGACTGGTCGCGTAGTTGCGATGGTGAGACCTGTCTTCTCGAGCCCGAAAGGCGTCGATCGCCCTTCCGAACACCTTCGCCAGTAATCACGTGATCCAGGATCACATTGCCGCTCGATGTGATGTACAGGAAGCTACCTTGATGGTACGTATATCCACCGATCAACAGATAGCAGAACCCGTTCAGTATCAATCCCATCGCGCCCAGGATAAAGATATGCTCCGGAAAGTGCATCGCATCCTGATGATGTATGTGGGACAGTGTCTGCAGAGCTTCGATGATGGTCGAAAAGCAAAACGATGCCATAAAGATGCACACCACCAGCATCGTTAGGATGTCTATGCGGGTCCATCCGAACGTATTCTTCAGAGTGCTCTCTCTCGCCTGACGGGCTTTCACCTTCACGTTGTTCTTGATCTCCAGGGCCGATTCCTCGCCCTTACCTTCTGAGCTGATCCTGCTTCCGTCCGTCGTGTCTTGGCTAGCAAGAGGTACTTCGGCGAACTTTTCCGACCCATCGCCGGCTGTCAGCTGTTGGGAGACGGAGCGTGCGTCCGGCTTCAATGGACAACTTTCCCGGCCAGACGGTATGGCACTTTTCtgttccaaaaaaagaaggagaagaagaagacattaACCAAAACATTTCGGATAACGAGGCACGCGTACAGAGCACTGTTATTATCGCACCCTATGATGGGGTAGTACAATAGACAATTAATATTCGCTCGATCGGTATATCGCAGTTGCTATGCGTCGTAATCGGGGTCGCAATCTTGTTGCGTAAGCCAGGCAAACCGATGATAACGTACGGTAAGCAATATCTAACGAGCGATAACTACTCCTAAAGAGGCTTCCCTATCGAGATCAATCAACACCCTTGTCGGAAGCGCCGACATGAGTACGATGGTAATTATGGAAACGAAAAATTGTCTACCGTCCGCTGGTGGCCTTGTAAATCGCTTAGCAACTGGTGGGAAACATCTAATCAAGTGTGGTGAATTCAATTCAATCGTTAATAATCATCCCGTAAGTAGCGCGGTGGCTTTAAACAATCGCACATCAATGGATCTGAAGTGCCTTTCTTAAAATTCATAATCATTTAAAAGACCCTTAGTGTTGGATTCTTTCACAGCTCAAATAACCTCAAAATGGGGGtgaagaaatggaaaaataaatgccACAACAGTGAGGGCTATTCAAGCGCTCTCACCGTTAAGCGTTCAACATATCCCTAACGCCTGATAGTTATGCAATGCGCAtagcatttccttttttcccccactaGCTTGCTGCTTTCAAATATTTCTTTACCTAAATCTCTGCCCTACCTAGTTTCGCATTGTAACGCATTGCAGTTTCCATTGCGAACGAAGGGATGGGAAAGCGGGGCTAGCAATATGAGAACAAGCGGAACAAAGCAGCATCAACCCACTGATAATGGGTGCATAATTTCTATCGCTTCAAGAGCCGCTAATGCACCGGATAGTAGGAAGCGAGGAATTGAAGGAACAGCAAAAAGCACCAGCACAGATACAATGGATTGATGAAATCGCACAAACTGCACTCACGATGCAGCGTAATGCATCTGCGCGCCATGCCACCACGCCGCAAGTGGAAAATGATTGCTGTATTCCGAGGCTCCGCCCCGAGTCAGCTTTGCGATGCGTTTAATTATGAGTCGACAAACGCAAACAAATGCCACGCGGCCGCCACTAGGCATCGCTGCCAACTGCACACTCACTGTCGAGCATTTGAAGCCATGAAAGCGAAAGTCAGCTCGTAATTCACTGGGCGCTCGCTGGGTCGGATGCACCGTAACTGCTAAAAACCCAACGAGCTCCAATACCTCCTGATTGCATACTACATTTATTAGCATGGTTAGGAGATTTGCGGGTTTTTTTAATCCATTCTCCCGTACGATTTACATAGTGATTATCGTGTCCGGCGCGTACACCTTCTGTACGGTCCACTACAAATGCCAGTCGGTCAGGTTGGACTGGAAGTGGCTTGCAATTGGACCACATCAATTATTCCACCCCGTTCGCGAAGGTGGGCATCTTCTGCCTTAATTGCAAATGCAGCTCTCAACCGGTGCCATCTTATCGGTCGTACGCGATCGCGAACCCTCaatcacactcacactcactgTGAAGTGTCAATAATGTCATAACGAACTGCCGAAGCACGTAATCGAGGTCGGCAAACATTCGTACAGCCGAACCGGCAGTGAATAGTAATTAATCAATAATTTGCAAACGATTGTAGAAAACGAAACTCACCTTTATCGTCAAAATGCAGCCGGTGAGGGCAATGATGTTGCAAAGCATATGGTAGGATGCGACCAGCAGTACCAGCGAGTGGGAAACATGGCTCAGGAACAGCTGCACCAGAAAGTAGACGGATGAAAGGGCTAGTACGATGTAGAGTTGCACCGGCTGCAACCGGTAGATCCATTCCTTCATCGGCATCTTGTTTGGCAGTTTGTGGGGAAAATGTGTTTAGACAGCTCGGAATCCACCGCACGATCGTTCACATACAACAGTTCTTCTGCTGACGCCTCTTCATTAGatctggaagaaaaaagtgaaCATAAAATATGAAGTTAAAATTATTGATTGCCAAAAATCTATATTATGAGCTTGTTAATCTGACAGACAGAGGACAGTATCTAttcaggatttttttaatcgttttccCTTGGTGAAGCTTTAGATAGTGGCAGATTTAATAATGGACCGAGGGGGCTGTCTCTAGAGGCCTCACCGACCAGCGGGAATTCTAGACGGGACCACGTCCAAGACTCCTTCTCTGGAACTACCTCGTCTGAGGCAAATCGTCCATCGGACTTCTTGGGGTCTCTGAAATCCTTGATGGTCAGAACCGTGAAATTATCAAATATTGTTAACCGTAAGAGCACAAACATCCACATCCAGCTGTTCTTACTAACTGAAAGCGTATCCAAAGCTCCTTGAGATTCATGCGTATTAGTACTAAGAATACCTTTAGCTGCAATTTTTAATAGTTTACAGTTGTTAAGCTAATGAAGAACTCCTCACATTGTCCAAAATTGTGTACGAGTCCCGCTTTAAACGAGGCCAGCAGTGAGTATCACGTGCAAAAGCCCATTTAATCACACTGCTCAGTTTGAAGGCAACCTTAATGGAAGCTTGCATAAATCAGAATTATATTccccaaaataaaacatccCGTCCCTGCCATATTCCATCGAAGGatcatattttcttcaatATGCTTGCACCGCAGGAGGGGGGAGATTCCCGtgggtttattttaattgtgtttCGCCCTTCCCTGAAACCAGTTTGGAATTCTTTGAAGTTCTACTTCTTTTTGATCGCACACAAAAGGCCATGCTTAGAAGGTTGAGCTTCTTTTTacatacttaaaaaaaaaagaattgatACATTTTTAACTGTTTTAAGAGGCAAAAAGTGATAAACAGATATTTAATGTTTTCATCGGGACAAACATTCAACAGACGTAGACTGGAATCAGCGGAGCTGCATAAAATTTGCATCGTCACCAGACTAAACAAATTATTCACATACACCACCGATCGTTGGGtcaatgttgttgtgaacgtttttatttgttacaAATTGCTGAATAAACAAGCGCAGCCTGTCGCTAGGTTTTGGAGCCAACTGACCACGTGTGCTTTTCATACAAAATAAGTAAACGAAATTGGTCGCTTGCTGCTCTTTTACATTACTTAACTCTTCCAAAAACCCATGCTCCACATACTGGACCACATACTCGCGCTTAATGAAGTCACTAACTAGAAGAGTTCTAACCTTGCCCATAAGCTCAACGTGACTTGCGTGCAGCCTATCATAGCATACAGGGGCAATATATTTGTGACGAGCGCGCAAAAACGGATAACGGTCGTTAGCGGCTCGGCGCGGTTGGATTATCGACAATAAAAAGTGGTTCGTGTGAGCGCCCGTTTCGTGGGCTTCGTTAGCTTCAAACCGAACCCGCACAATAGCTTGAATTGAATAAATGCCCTCGCCATGTTGAGGTCGAAGTCGTCGTTCGTGGCATGGCAGCGTAATCCACTTTCGCTAATCGTGTGCGACATGCTCACCGGGGCGTAAACAAGCGATGATAAGGTTCCGGGGCTAGGGGAGAGTTTGCCAACCGAGTGCATAAGGTGGAATTGTTCATCGAAGATGACAAGCTCGGGtgaagaagaaagcaaattgaactataaaatattatttgcataatttaaatGTGCTCACAGCACATCGCTTTATCGTACCTTGAATAAAATGTAGCAAACCTTTACAACTTCGCCTCGCTCGCATTAGCAACCAACTTTTGTCGCCTTCAACGTGACACAGCTCTCTCGGGCTTCTCTTCACCCAGCTAACAAATTACCATCAATATACTTTTCACGCGCTGTTATCATTTGCTCTGCTCCGTCTCCAGGCACGGTGGATTAATTTATGACCGAAACCCTTAAATTCTGACAGTTGGCAGCCGACGGAGAGACACGCCTTATCGTGACACCCGAGAAGAGCCACTGCACCAAGATCAGACACGGCAGCCATGGGACGGTTTGCCCCCGATGCTGGCGTCGTATTGGGACCGTGTGTTATGTTTACACCGTAAACTGATTGTGATAGCCCATCTTGCCCACACAATTGTCGGCCATTCTTTCTAGCCCGAGATTGCTACACGTAAACTGCTGAGCTGCTGGTgggagatttttgtttttgcaatcggggacagcaaaaaaaactgtctaaCAATCTTTGGGCCAGGCAAACGCGTGGCCAAACGTGGTGTAGTGCAGCGTTTGACGTAACATTGATAAGCCGCTACTATCATTGTGCTAAATGATGCGGACAAAACATTGTAAACCAAAGTAATACGTATCAAAAGCAGAAGCAAGTGCTGATTTtgcaatgttttttgtttctttaatcTATTTAcggttggaaaagaaaatttattttttcaaagaTAATTCAGAGCCACCTATCAAACCCATCATACTACAGTGGCCACCTATTAAATCGTACTCAGAAACGGCTGAATGAAATCCACCTAACGCCGGACATTGTTCGGAACGTTTATCAACTCTTTTGATCGATACAAAACATGGCTCTTGGATAATCGGATACTTTACCCATTACCATGAAGTACAAAATTGCATCGACGCATGGATAGTAGCATGGTCCAGTTCCCGTCAGAATAGAGAGGAAAATATTGTGAAAAGCGATAAACAGTACTTAAAGCAAGTTTATCCAAAATAGTGCCCCACTATTAGCAAAACAGAAACTGCCAGACTGCTGGTAGTTCAGACTGTTTGGTGGGAGATGCCGTATATCATGAACTGTGAGCTCACccagaaaaatatatttttctgaTAACTAACTGCAGTTAATTGAGACAAGTCCTTGAAGACTGAAGTGAAGTTAAATATAGAGTCATTGTTGGTGGGATCTTCTGAAGATTATGTATTATGAGTTAGCGGAACTACACATGGTGGAATCTGTTTTAGACTGTGTATTAGGAGCTTGATCTatattttgaaacaaaaatgattACTCAGAAGAGATTGAATTTGTATAAGAATTCGGTTTGACAGTTGTATCTGTTAGGGATTAGACTCAAAAAATCTGATGAGATCTTGAAAACCTTTTTCTATCCAAGGCTCCTGATCCTTAAGACTCAAGGCTCTCAGTATCCTCGTTTGTATAGGATTAAAAACCCATAATATTCTGTCTCTGATTTaaattgcaataaattatACATATCGCGCCCCTTGATCGACTGGAGGTCAATAAACAGacccacaaacaacaacaaaaaaaacagtcacCATTGCCATGCTTCTAAACAGATCGCCCAATCCATGTTACACAATCGCCCCACACGGCTCGGCGCGTGGCCAATCATCAGACAAAAGATCGTTCCACAGGTTTAAAATTCTGCCCCAGTCCATCTTCCAACCGACCCGGCCGGTTTAAAAAAACTCGGACCACGTTTTGTGGAGCAATAACTAGTCGcaaaaaaatcgattaaatTCAAACGACAATCAACCTTGCCGCCATGTGTGTTTGTCGCGTGTTGCTTCTGACTCTGACCCGAATCGGAACTGTGAACTCCCGCACAATGATGTCACGATCGAGCATCCGatcgactttttttttctatcattGTTGCTACTGTACATCATGCTCCATCGATTTATGGAAGACAATACACACTTCTTCGTACACGCTGTAAACGATTTTCTTAAAATAGCCAAACTCGTGCCGAAATTTATTCACCCGGCAGTAATGGCACGACCAAACGTTCGACCAGTGCTTGTTtaggtttttttattcaaataaagGCCCAGCAAATGGTTGAAATGATAATTTTACACCACTTAGCACCCTTTGCTTGGGTATGACGCTTGAGGGTGAAAATTGGACGGTAATTGCACAGGTGACCGGATAGCCTCAGTTTAAGCCAGATTGTTAGTAGTCGGTAGCAGAAAAAAGGCTTAAATTGCCATTTTAAAAAGCAAGTGcaaaaaaattgagaaaaaaactgGCTTTTTTGCTACAGGTTAAGAAGGTTTGTAAACCCACACGAGCAATTGTTGGAAGAAAGTGTTCTTTGTGGTCGGATGATCGCAACACACACGGCACGTTTGTCCTCATTGGAGCTTGGCACCGATGAATGGTTTCTTTAttagaaggatttttgaaTGCCTTAGAAGCAATATTCTATCAATGAGTATGACTCCTCAATGCTTTATTGtcatactctctctctctctctctctcttcctctctctccctaTTTGATTATCCTCCTTGTTAGTAGATTGAGCAATAAAACTTTCATTATTATATTGCATAAATCACATTCTTCAAAGCAATTACTTGTAGTCTCATCACGCACCGCACGAAGGTCAGCAGTGAGAAGCGTGCTCACTTTCGCCTTTGTTTCGATAGTGGTACTTTTTTCACTGGGGAGGAGCCAAATCAACCCCTTCGAGTCCCCTGTCGATGGCGTCTACCACGAATCGGGTCAATTGATCCTCGGCTAACTGTTCGTTATGGTGGCATGGCACAATTCCCGTCAAGGTTGCAACTGCATATTTGTGCATTCACCCAACGTGACACGATGTGTCCCCCCATTTgaggacacacacgcacacagacactccGAACTAATCGTACACACCCCTACCAAAGGTGTCAATGACTTTTGCCATAAACCGCTCATAAAGCGCACCATGCGCAGGCAGGCTAATGGTGATCATCATCCCCACAGTGCATAGGCAAATTTGGACAAAGTTCGATAAGACTCCGTCGGTCGGCGATGGACATTGAAATTAcgtatgcaaacaaacaaacgactcCAGCGCGGGAGACGAGGTCAAGGTgaagcgctttttttttggggtggggaCGGAACTCGTCTTCTTCTCAAGTTTCTTCGTTCAGCTTGAGCTTTTGGTGAAGGTGGACAGATGTTTGGAGACTCCGGGGTCCGGGatgtaataattttataagTTGACTTTTCCGTACAGTCGGGTTTACAAAGAACACCCACTCCAGCTTTGTGGACACGGTTCGGGCAAAGTTTGTCGTTTGCTGTTAAATCAAGTTTGGTGACAGGTGATTGACGGCTAACGACCTATTAGGCAGATTGGATCAGATTAAAATACAACATGTTACAGTCGGGaatgtatgtatttagaacagaTTAGAAAAGTTCTCTGAATGAATAATATGCACACCAACTTCTTCTACTATTTCGTCCAAGTCTAGGGGAGCCTACAAGCTCAAGAGGGCTTTCGTCTGTCATGGCTGAtggtttctttgttttattaGTACGTGTATCGGTGCTTGTGGATACGGGACTTTACATAGCTATGACTTCACAGACTTAAGAGACCATTCTAGACTAGTGTGTCCATTGTAACAAAGTTATTTAAGTTTGTGTCACTGCCTCGATTTTGTAGTAGACCTCCTATTTAACAACGGCTTCTTGAAAGAAATCTTCTAGGCAGACTAAACAGGTGCTTTACAACAGATATCCATTTGGATCTCCATTTCGACGAAACATGGTCAcacttcaatattttttatgaaattctTCTATCCCATAGTCGCTCATTTTTTTCTAGGACTCCTGCTATATGAAGGACATGACTGATTCTCTATCAGTCAGATTGGTTTGTACACTGAGAATAGCATTTAGACAGATAAGGATTGCCTCGTTTTTACAAAGCTTAATTGAGTTTATTCCTCTTTTGTTATGTTATAATCATCCAGTTTGGAAATGACATATTTTAtctaataaagaaaattaatttctatTCCAGCCGTATGCAGTCACACTCCCGCACTCGCTCATTAAATACTTCCCAAACTCGATTTTGATAATTATAAACTAACAGCAGATCCTAATTCG from Anopheles stephensi strain Indian chromosome 2, UCI_ANSTEP_V1.0, whole genome shotgun sequence includes the following:
- the LOC118507937 gene encoding zinc/cadmium resistance protein, whose protein sequence is MPMKEWIYRLQPVQLYIVLALSSVYFLVQLFLSHVSHSLVLLVASYHMLCNIIALTGCILTIKKSAIPSGRESCPLKPDARSVSQQLTAGDGSEKFAEVPLASQDTTDGSRISSEGKGEESALEIKNNVKVKARQARESTLKNTFGWTRIDILTMLVVCIFMASFCFSTIIEALQTLSHIHHQDAMHFPEHIFILGAMGLILNGFCYLLIGGYTYHQGSFLYITSSGNVILDHVITGEGVRKGDRRLSGSRRQVSPSQLRDQSKRQSVRELMRDICSTVIVIICSLIVYYTTEETAKFVDPALSIVSCIILLTLSYPYMKESGMILLQTIPDTIDIEIFKKTLLDGFKDIVSVHDLHIWQLSGDQYVSTVHIIFDNPKVYLKIQNDVIEFFHEQGINQVTIQPEFKVADEQRTLGNCLEGCLIQCRTIAQCASRTCCDTMSHEEAANVPLLMEVVDGPRADSTDEPKGSEVIQMNALSTVNSDDQAQVAIVASEPMTTEAGEGDNRKLEKDNVSQSNNVEGTDSATVQISPVKTECQARETEGDKST